One Periophthalmus magnuspinnatus isolate fPerMag1 chromosome 4, fPerMag1.2.pri, whole genome shotgun sequence genomic window, tgtgtggggggggggggggtggggggggtgtatgtatgtatttatgtatgtatgtatgtatgtatgtatacatacatacatacatattttgttATGCAAGAAATAGTAAATAATAGTAAATAGatgaaaagttgaaaagtgAAGTATTTATGGCAATTGTGGCAATAGCAACAGtaattctgaaaaaaatattatacttGACCACAGCCATTCatcctctcctcatctcatcATTATTTGAATAGCATCAAGAACCAAAAGAAAGCCCACCTCCACTTGCACCAAAActgtctgtaaaaaaaaaagaagaaacatcacacaaagaaaacagcaACGTTCAACCAACTCagtctaaaaacacagacataatAGATGAGCTCCTGGGAGACCTGAGCTCGGACTTGGAGAAGATAGGTGTCAAGACTGCAGCAAAAGGCCACTGTGCTGCCTGTAAAAAGATCATTATGGGAAAGGTAAATGAAGCCTCGCTAGTACTTTGTACTGACAATTCtcattaattaaacaaaaaggCAAATAAGATGTTGTTGATGCAGATAATCACAGCACTGGGAGAAACATGGCATCCAGAGCACTTTGTATGTTCAGTGTGTAAGATGGAGCTGTGCACAACAGGTTTCTTTGAAAGAGAAGGGCGGCCATATTGTGCAAAAGATTATCATGACGAGTTCGCTCCTCGCTGTGCGTACTGCAAAGGCCCCATTCTGCAGGTGGGTCAGTTTGTTGTCAATGATGTTCTTTTATTGGTGAccttgtattttgtttgcatCCTATCCGTGTAATTCTTATTGGATTTGTGTGAATTTATAGAACATCCTGACTGCGCTGGATCAGACGTGGCATCCAGAGCACTTCTTCTGCTCACACTGTGGAGATCTTTTTGGACCTGAaggttgttttttcttttatttcctttGGAACAAAGCAATAACCAACTAAACAGAGCTATACATAcattataacattttttattacagGTTTCCTGGAGAAGGACGGGAAGCCATATTGTTGCAAAGATTTTTACCATCTCTTTGCTCCTAAGTGCTCTGGGTGTGGAGAGGCACTCAGGGAGAACTACCTGACTGCGGCCAATGGGACCTGGCATCCTGATTGCTTTGTCTGCGCCGTAAGTACTTAGGACCACACACATTTCCCACTATGATACACTTGTGCAttatttgaaacatttgaaTGGCTTCAGGAGTGATCaatatgtttgtgttcactCACTGTTATCATTCAAAATACTGATATTTTGGTCAGAGAAGCCACTTACTCACATTTCACATTCATACTGAGACAAGAGTGAAGTGTCCTGCCCACGTACACATTAACAGTATGAACTGGTTAAAGCTGGGGTTGAACTACCAACTCTTAGTTATAATACGACCGTTTGATCGCCTGAGCAACTGTTGCCTACCAAACAAATCAAATTTCCGAGCATATTAATTAACTTTATAGAACTTCATACCCGGCTTGAACTTTGGTGATGTCGTTCTTTGAAGTATTTCCACTTTTTTGGCTTTGGGAATGTTCACATTGGCTTAGTCTTatggcaaataaaaaaaagttaaaagaagaagaaaaatatccttagttttaatattttcacctgcatttttattggtttatgacacataaataaatttgccaaataaaaattataactACATCTGCACCATCAGTCAGACAGCATGGTCCATAAAAGGGGCCAAAATGGCCAGGTGCTTCcacatgtgtgttttgtttttctctttttttaccCACTGTCCTGTTTAATTAAATACACTGATCCACCCACTCAAATGTGATGTGCTGCCTCTTGATCAGAACCATCAGTGGTTGGATTTATCTACTCAGCTTGATGCCTGATTGGTTTACTTTAGACTTTTCTTTAGACTTTTATCTTCTTTCTTTATGTCAACTCTTACATTTGCATGTGCACTTCTTCACAGGACTGTCTGACACCATTCTCCAATGGATACTTCTTGGAGCTAGAGGGGCGAGCCTTGTGCCCATTGCACTTCCACTCTCGACAGGGAACTCTGTGTGGCGGCTGTGGAGAGCCTATCACTGGGCGCTGCATTTCTGCCCTGTCCCGCAAGTTTCACCCAGAGCACTTTGTGTGTGCCTTCTGCCTGCGCCAGCTCAGCCAGGGAATCTTTAAAGATCAGAAAGGCAAGCCATACTGCAGCGCCTGCTTTAATAAGCTCTTTGTGTAAACTTCAAGAAAATATggttacatttactttgttCATTATTCTACATATTGGTTTGAGATGGTGCTTTATAGTGCTATTCTGTAGGCTTTAGACATGCACACAGAATACATTTCCAACTCACCCTGTGTGACTGCCAAGTTCatatattttcaaaataaatgtttcatgatacttaacattacattttaactTGTAATCTactataaaaaacataatttactacataaaaaagacttaatataaaacaaatatcagGGTCTATAAGTGTTTCAGTGTTTAATCCATTACTGAAATAATACCAATTTCGCtctttacataacatttaattttatCTATTGAACAATGTGAGAAAgcaaaacattaataatcataattttatGGGTTTAAGATGGCCTACAAACTCTCCGTGTGAAATGTAAATAACTTCACCTTTTTAGGCAAAACTTTTGTTATGCAAGAAATATCAGGCACATTTTATCTGGATAAATTTGTTGGTCAGTTTGAACGaatttcataataaaataaaaatacaaattttggtctgTATAAATCCCTGCATTTCCTGAACCTCTCCTCACTTTGGGAGTTGGCAAAGCTGAGGTCCTCTCCTTCAGGATGGAGCAGTGTGTGGACAGCTTGTGTTGGCAGCGGTTTGTTGTGAGCTGAGGTGCCAGGCCCAGTTTCCTCTTACTCCGACTGACCCCATGGCACACAGCACTTTTACACAGCCCCTGCTTTCTCCATACTG contains:
- the lpxn gene encoding leupaxin isoform X2, coding for MDELDLLLEELALNTSGSGSKISTENPGECTKYVNISSCSNVYSSSPVPIAATERDMSPTEELQSVLEDLLDLADQHQEPKESPPPLAPKLSVKKKEETSHKENSNVQPTQSKNTDIIDELLGDLSSDLEKIGVKTAAKGHCAACKKIIMGKIITALGETWHPEHFVCSVCKMELCTTGFFEREGRPYCAKDYHDEFAPRCAYCKGPILQNILTALDQTWHPEHFFCSHCGDLFGPEGFLEKDGKPYCCKDFYHLFAPKCSGCGEALRENYLTAANGTWHPDCFVCADCLTPFSNGYFLELEGRALCPLHFHSRQGTLCGGCGEPITGRCISALSRKFHPEHFVCAFCLRQLSQGIFKDQKGKPYCSACFNKLFV
- the lpxn gene encoding leupaxin isoform X1, translating into MDELDLLLEELALNTSGSGSKVNISTENPGECTKYVNISSCSNVYSSSPVPIAATERDMSPTEELQSVLEDLLDLADQHQEPKESPPPLAPKLSVKKKEETSHKENSNVQPTQSKNTDIIDELLGDLSSDLEKIGVKTAAKGHCAACKKIIMGKIITALGETWHPEHFVCSVCKMELCTTGFFEREGRPYCAKDYHDEFAPRCAYCKGPILQNILTALDQTWHPEHFFCSHCGDLFGPEGFLEKDGKPYCCKDFYHLFAPKCSGCGEALRENYLTAANGTWHPDCFVCADCLTPFSNGYFLELEGRALCPLHFHSRQGTLCGGCGEPITGRCISALSRKFHPEHFVCAFCLRQLSQGIFKDQKGKPYCSACFNKLFV